A stretch of Castanea sativa cultivar Marrone di Chiusa Pesio chromosome 2, ASM4071231v1 DNA encodes these proteins:
- the LOC142625760 gene encoding kinesin-like protein KIN-12C, giving the protein MSKETSTSRFVARNVSKNTHPESNENEFEASLNPIHFPPPRTPLNTIQDPSQSQSQKDFHDTDFDSHHKLEAVRSTRALDKKLEASDRVGNASHSYVNPRVSARVGTKSQSEPNSTQSTPAKSVSRPSIGGANGACNLSSRAWNLYNGGRGGSSSRVSRRVSISNTSVSNCEFPVEVQHFELVQDPSFWTDHNVQVLIRIRPLSAMERVSQGFGQCLRQESAQTLVWLGHPETRFTFDHIACETISQENLFVVAGLPMVENCMSGYNSCMFAYGQTGSGKTYTMMGEIYETEGNLNEDCGITPRIFEYLFSRIRAEEESRRDEKLKYSCKCSFLEIYNEQITDLLEPSSTNLQLREDLKKGVYVENLTERNVRTVNDVVKLLLQGAANRKMAATHMNSESSRSHSVFTCIIESCWEKDSMTHFRFARLNLVDLAGSERQKSSGAEGDRLKEAANINKSLSTLGLVIMSLVDLAHGKHRHVPYRDSRLTFLLQDSLGGNSKTTIIANVSPSICSANETLSTLKFAQRAKLIQNNAKVNEDASGDVTALQRQIQQLKGQLSILMKHNNLTRSMSICIPPSEESGLNDLSEEYDSLGERYPTDNHKIHSLQSKKMRCMEDTLVGALRREKMAETAVRKLEAEIEQVNNLACQREEDAQHTKMMLRFREEKIKQLELLVHGKLSFNTYLEEENKALLEEIQLLRARTDRNPELTRFALENIRLQEQLQLFQKFYEQGERETLLAEVSELRNKLLEVLEGKLTSSVRNDNQNNCSIRELEDCRNTNFKLIREVDDLRTELRKYLNCSQATTDSVTDSFSKDHEEFMQTDNYSMEENISIQSDSIDDTASYTQTDDGALQNRIYQNAATQPDYTQKELNDARLLIKAMESEQVHLITELQHTQEENQRLMEMVINKDMVDKQSVPELQSHFLTSGNLEICNMGSLMEGNEDIDRMALQAKLDKITRDLEEVRSLNNQYQEDQAFQLSKQHEIEQVCEQVEMETSRTILHLQEDVAALQLELHERLCYMTQENTRLRNTIADKEEEIKALCMEWERATLELTSFLVDGSKSLRDASGQIEGIARSFPQASCCISEHVERAARVCMEKEESILLLEKSLEDAQRMVVEMELKLNSLKEATMALNEFQQLDTDESTEQEIHSSILLNENTSMVKMQERKYKIKKDHVTEAEKSAIATLLHGQRNDIEKDITISNLANPTDVGNHKLSGMKADTNVLALEEVKDQLKLARLGVLESENAICEFYTDLEMHIAALQIDVCEVSTTYSESVQDLVKEIHEMRKIYMELRENHKNSQFCRIESLSIKPDKYLKFEKQDDMLSQIRDKLAETNDVLNLIKDCVKTKENVFECISVDEDSTEAEAWSADCSVSGSEFSTESVASGIQLDDILYTCHSRVPAGINMTDLSVDRGSVVQYDDQESEKSKKLPKSSNVQNDATRFCLRKELELAFCAFSKLYVQLATLLSESDVGDCSIRQELIHVPYIKFGMEKAEAGRYNTREVVADEKINNASSFLTKFEEARSTMREADLMLNALLKANESANQLAGMWKQAGEELMVERASLIEEVAQLKSSICLKEGENGLLKDQISYGLAEMTNSFSLLEECFSQMQKTVDERFNMMYSDALSMGQEMLYLVRNSRSSLEDICTNIMEKEITLFVLYQCYVGDFVSKLPHFNAHRGLYPFKHQECCPLRNLQTICSSDKDDIASERIMDQRDGSEIIRKLEEEELGLSDDNLIYENLALKNELKRKEVLLEGLLFDFTLLQESASTTMDFKDETEKLIFSLSQVRHELEMKSSQLDELLVEYRKLEGHLADTEKALFISNSDLEQAKEMIDSYSDQNAELKVLLKDFYLKKSETEELLDEQKQVVKGLEKEILHLTSSAEQKSISLVKCVEDDLRRVISERDQLYEEVQSLNDKLEMAYAFADEKEAIAVEARQESEASKVYAEQKEEEVKILEHSVEELECTINVLEKKVYEMDEEVERHRLIRDSLELELQALRQRLASVENFTENVDSGNSNVEHTEEHISRLLEIHEAQKRIKLLEEEKGEQDKEIKQYKEYIAELVLHAEAQASQYQQKYKTLEAMVHEVKTDMSCSTSIAATIDKSERNTTRTRGSSSPFRCISNLVQQMNLEKDQELSVARLRIEELEALVASRQKEICMLNTRLAAAESMTHDVIRDLLGVKLDMTNYANLIDQCQVQKLVEEAHQQTEEFLAKEQENLNLRKQINDLLEERESCISEINKKEADIFTFQLNVEQLQERDQLLSAQNEMLKMDKKNLKRRVAELDEMVKSLLKAPSMQQQTQLSSKSHRDNSSLKPGDGDFTKRLAHSERLLSHVNDEIAQYRRSSGHGIRNKR; this is encoded by the exons ATGTCCAAAGAAACCTCCACGTCTCGATTCGTAGCTCGAAACGTTTCGAAGAACACGCACCCCGAATCAAACGAGAACGAGTTCGAAGCTTCGCTGAATCCGATTCACTTTCCACCTCCACGAACTCCTCTGAATACGATTCAGGATCCATCGCAATCTCAGTCCCAAAAGGATTTCCACGATACCGATTTCGATTCTCATCACAAGCTCGAAGCGGTTCGATCAACTCGGGCTTTGGATAAGAAGCTTGAAGCTTCGGATAGAGTTGGAAATGCGAGTCACAGTTACGTGAATCCTAGGGTTTCGGCTCGGGTCGGAACAAAGTCACAGTCGGAGCCGAACTCAACCCAGAGTACTCCGGCGAAGAGCGTTTCGAGGCCTTCGATTGGTGGAGCTAATGGAGCTTGTAATTTGAGCAGCAGAGCTTGGAATTTGTACAATGGAGGGAGAGGAGGGAGCTCCTCTAGGGTTTCTAGAAGggtttcaatttcaaatactTCAGTTTCTAATTGTGAATTTCCAGTGGAAGTTCAACATTTCGAGCTCGTTCAAGACCCCTCGTTTTGGACAGATCACAATGTACAG GTGCTGATACGAATTCGACCATTGAGTGCTATGGAGAGAGTTTCACAAGGTTTTGGTCAGTGCTTAAGGCAAGAGAGTGCGCAGACTTTGGTGTGGCTTGGTCATCCTGAAACCAGATTCACCTTTGATCATATAGCGTGCGAGACCATATCACAG GAAAACCTGTTTGTAGTTGCTGGACTGCCCATGGTGGAGAATTGCATGTCTGGTTATAATAGCTGCATGTTTGCATATGGTCAG ACGGGAAGTGGCAAAACATATACTATGATGGGCGAGATATATGAGACGGAGGGAAATCTCAATGAAGATTGCGGGATAACTCCACGcatttttgaatatttattttctagaaTTAGAGCG GAAGAAGAAAGCAGAAGGGATGAAAAGCTGAAGTATAGCTGCAAATGTTCCTTTCTAGAGATATATAATGAGCAGATAACAGATCTTTTGGAGCCTTCATCAACTAATCTGCAA CTCAGAGAAGACTTGAAAAAAGGGGTATATGTTGAAAACCTCACAGAGCGTAATGTGAGGACTGTTAATGATGTTGTCAAACTTCTGTTACAG GGTGCTGCAAACAGGAAAATGGCAGCGACTCATATGAACAGTGAGAGCAGCCGCTCCCACAGTGTTTTTACCTGTATTATTGAAAGCTGCTGGGAGAAAGATTCCATGACTCACTTCAGATTTGCAAGGTTAAATTTAGTAGATCTAGCTGGTTCCGAAAG GCAGAAAAGCTCTGGTGCAGAGGGAGATCGTTTGAAAGAAGCAGCAAATATAAACAAATCTTTGTCAACTCTTGG CTTGGTGATAATGTCTTTAGTGGATTTAGCGCATGGGAAGCATAGACATGTTCCCTACAGAGATTCAAGGCTCACATTTCTACTTCAG GATTCTCTGGGAGGAAACTCAAAAACAACAATTATTGCAAATGTCAGCCCATCTATTTG CTCTGCAAATGAAACACTAAGCACTCTGAAGTTTGCCCAGCGTGCCAAGCTTATTCAGAACAAT GCTAAAGTGAATGAAGATGCTTCAGGTGATGTAACAGCACTGCAGCGGCAAATCCAACAGTTAAAG GGCCAGTTATCCATTCTAATGAAGCATAATAACCTTACAAGGTCTATGTCAATATGTATTCCACCTTCTGAAGAATCTGGATTGAATGACCTGTCTgaggaatatgactctttaGGAGAAAGATATCCGACTGATAATCATAAGATACATAGTCTCCAGAGCAAAAAG ATGAGATGCATGGAAGATACTTTAGTTGGTGCTctgaggagagaaaaaatggCAGAGACTGCAGTTCGGAAGTTAGAAGCTGAAATTGAACAAGTCAACAACTTG GCTTGCCAAAGGGAAGAGGATGCTCAACATACTAAAATGATGCTAAGGTTTCGTGAGGAGAAAATTAAACAACTTGAGTTGCTTGTGCACGGAAAGCTTTCTTTTAACACAtatcttgaggaagaaaataagGCTTTACTAGAAGAGATTCAGTTGCTTCGTGCAAGGACCGATAGGAATCCAGAATTGACCCGATTTGCGCTGGAGAATATCAGACTTCAAGAGCAACTCCAACT GTTCCAAAAATTTTATGAACAAGGAGAGCGAGAAACATTGCTAgctgaagtttcagaattacGTAATAAG CTTCTTGAAGTGCTTGAAGGAAAGCTTACATCCTCTGTAAGAAACGATAATCAG AATAATTGTTCTATAAGGGAGTTGGAAGATTGCAGGAATACAAATTTCAAACTGATCAG AGAAGTAGATGACTTACGAACAGAACTTAGAAAGTATTTGAACTGTAGTCAAGCTACGACTGATTCT GTAACAGATTCTTTCTCCAAGGATCATGAGGAATTTATGCAGACAGATAATTATTCAATG GAAGAAAACATATCCATCCAAAGTGACTCCATAGATGATACAGCATCTTATACCCAGACAGATGATGGGGCTTTACAAAATAGGATTTACCAGAATGCAGCAACACAGCCTGATTATACTCAAAAGGAGTTGAATGATGCTAGATTGTTGATTAAAGCAATGGAGTCTGAGCAGGTCCATCTGATTACTGAGCTGCAGCATACACAGGAGGAGAATCAAAGACTTATGGAAATggtcatcaacaaggacatgGTAGACAAACAATCTGTACCAGAACTTCAAAGTCATTTCCTGACATCAGGTAATTTAGAAATATGCAACATGGGCTCGCTGATGGAGGGAAATGAAGACATTGACAGAATGGCCCTGCAAGCCAAGTTGGACAAGATCACTAGGGACCTTGAGGAGGTCAGATCACTCAATAATCAATATCAAGAGGATCAGGCGTTCCAGTTGTCTAAGCAGCACGAAATTGAACAAGTCTGTGAACAGGTTGAGATGGAGACTAGCAGAACAATTCTTCACTTGCAGGAAGATGTTGCTGCTCTACAGTTGGAACTTCATGAAAGGTTATGTTACATGACTCAAGAAAATACAAGACTAAGAAACACAATAGCAGATAAAGAGGAGGAAATCAAGGCACTTTGTATGGAGTGGGAAAGGGCAACCTTGGAACTAACAAGCTTCCTTGTGGATGGTTCTAAATCCCTCAGAGATGCCTCTGGTCAGATAGAAGGTATTGCTCGTTCATTTCCCCAGGCCAGTTGTTGCATTAGTGAACATGTAGAGAGGGCTGCCAGGGTTTGCATGGAGAAGGAAGAAAGTATTCTACTCTTAGAAAAAAGCTTGGAAGATGCACAAAGAATGGTTGTTGAAATGGAGCTGAAGTTAAATTCCTTGAAGGAAGCAACAATGGCTTTAAATGAATTCCAGCAACTAGATACTGATGAGAGCACTGAACAGGAAATCCATTCAAGCATTTTGTTAAATGAGAACACCAGCATGGTAAAGATGCAAGAAAGAAAGTACAAAATCAAGAAGGATCATGTTACTGAAGCAGAAAAATCTGCTATTGCTACTTTGCTTCATGGTCAGAGAAATGACATTGAGAAAGATATTACAATATCAAATTTGGCTAATCCCACTGATGTGGGCAATCATAAGCTTTCAGGGATGAAGGCTGACACTAATGTTTTAGCACTGGAGGAGGTTAAGGATCAACTGAAGTTGGCCAGATTAGGAGTACTGGAGTCTGAGAATGCTATTTGTGAATTTTATACTGATCTAGAAATGCATATAGCTGCCCTTCAAATTGATGTCTGTGAAGTTTCTACTACATACAGCGAATCAGTTCAAGACTTGGTGAAAGAGATTCATGAGATGAGGAAAATATATATGGAATTGAGAGAGAATCATAAAAATTCTCAGTTTTGCAGAATTGAATCACTCTCAATTAAACCAGATAAATATCTGAAGTTTGAGAAACAGGATGACATGCTGAGTCAGATAAGGGATAAACTTGCTGAAACAAATGATGTACTGAACCTTATTAAAGATTGcgtcaaaacaaaagaaaatgtgtTTGAGTGTATCTCAGTGGATGAAGATTCGACAGAAGCAGAAGCATGGAGTGCTGATTGTTCAGTCTCTGGCTCAGAGTTTTCAACTGAAAGTGTTGCTTCAGGAATCCAATTGGATGACATCTTATACACTTGCCACTCTAGGGTTCCTGCAGGGATAAATATGACAGACCTGAGTGTTGACAGAGGCTCAGTGGTTCAGTATGATGATCAAGAATCTGAAAAGTCAAAGAAGCTACCAAAGTCTTCAAATGTTCAGAATGATGCAACACGATTCTGCCTGAGAAAGGAATTAGAGTTGGCATTCTGTGCTTTTAGTAAACTATACGTTCAGTTAGCCACACTACTCAGTGAGTCAGATGTTGGAGATTGTTCCATCCGACAAG AGTTGATACATGTTCCATATATTAAGTTCGGAATGGAGAAAGCTGAAGCAGGTCGCTATAATACAAGGGAG GTAGTTGCTGATGAGAAAATTAACAATGCTAGTAGCTTCTTAACCAAATTTGAGGAAGCCCGTTCTACAATGAGAGAAGCTGATTTGATGTTAAATGCTTTGCTGAAGGCAAATGAGAGTGCAAACCAATTGGCTGGTATGTGGAAGCAAGCTGGTGAGGAGCTGATGGTAGAGAGAGCAAGCTTGATTGAAGAAGTTGCACAACTTAAGTCATCAATATGTTTGAAAGAAGGAGAGAATGGATTACTGAAGGATCAAATCAGTTATGGTTTGGCAGAGATGACAAACTCATTTTCTTTGCTTGAAGAGTGTTTTTCGCAAATGCAAAAGACCGTGGATGAGAGGTTCAACATGATGTATTCTGATGCCTTATCTATGGGACAGGAGATGCTGTACTTAGTTAGAAACTCCAGATCATCGCTAGAAGATATTTGCACTAATATAATGGAGAAAGAAATAACTTTGTTTGTACTGTATCAGTGCTATGTAGGGGACTTTGTCAGCAAACTCCCACATTTTAATGCACATCGTGGTTTGTATCCATTCAAGCATCAAGAATGCTGTCCATTAAGAAATCTGCAAACTATTTGCTCTAGTGATAAGGATGACATTGCCAGTGAGAGAATCATGGATCAAAGAGATGGAAGTGAAATAATCAGGAAGTTGGAAGAGGAAGAACTGGGATTATCTGATGACAATCTCATTTATGAGAACTTGGCActaaaaaatgaattgaaacgGAAAGAAGTTTTATTAGAAGGTTTGCTTTTTGATTTTACATTGTTGCAGGAATCAGCCTCCACTACAATggatttcaaagatgaaactGAAAAgctaatattttctttaagtCAAGTTCGACATGAGCTAGAGATGAAATCTAGTCAGCTTGATGAGTTATTGGTTGAATATAGGAAACTTGAAGGTCATCTAGCTGATACTGAAAAGGCTTTGTTTATATCAAATTCTGATCTTGAGCAGGCTAAAGAAATGATAGACAGTTATTCAGATCAAAATGCTGAGTTGAAGGTGCTTTTAAaagatttctatttgaaaaaatCTGAAACTGAAGAGCTATTGGATGAACAAAAGCAGGTGGTCAAAGGGttggaaaaagaaattcttCATTTAACTTCTTCAGCTGAACAAAAATCAATCTCTTTGGTTAAATGCGTTGAAGATGATTTGAGGAGGGTTATTAGTGAAAGAGACCAACTTTATGAAGAAGTCCAATCGTTGAATGATAAGCTTGAGATGGCTTATGCATTCGCTGATGAAAAGGAAGCAATTGCTGTTGAAGCTCGCCAG GAGTCAGAGGCAAGTAAAGTGTATGCTGAACAAAAGGAAGAGGAAGTTAAGATTTTAGAACATTCTGTTGAGGAGCTCGAGTGTACCATAAATGTATTGGAGAAAAAG GTATATGAAATGGATGAGGAGGTGGAAAGGCATCGATTGATCAGAGATTCGCTGGAACTGGAACTCCAAGCTTTGAGACAGAGATTGGCATCTGTTGAGAACTTCACCGAGAATGTGGATTCAGGAAACAGTAATGTTGAACACACTGAAGAGCATATATCTAG GTTACTAGAAATTCATGAGGCACAGAAAAGGATAAAACTTCTTGAAGAGGAAAAAGGAGAACAGGACAAAGAG ATCAAACAATACAAAGAGTACATCGCTGAACTTGTATTGCATGCTGAAGCCCAGGCATCCCAGTACCAACAAAAG TACAAGACTCTGGAGGCCATGGTTCATGAAGTAAAAACTGATATGTCATGTTCAACATCAATTGCTGCAACGATAGATAAAAGTGAGAGAAACACAACTAGGACAAGGGGCTCCAGCTCACCATTCAGATGCATTTCAAATTTGGTTCAGCAGATGAATTTGGAAAAGGATCAGGAATTGTCAGTGGCCAGGCTTCGTATAGAGGAGTTAGAGGCATTGGTGGCAAGTCGGCAGAAAGAG ATATGCATGCTGAATACAAGGCTGGCTGCAGCAGAAAGCATGACGCATGATGTCATTCGGGATTTACTTGGTGTGAAATTGGACATGACTAACTATGCA AACTTAATAGACCAGTGTCAGGTTCAAAAGTTAGTGGAGGAGGCTCATCAGCAAACAGAAGAATTCCTGGCAAAG GAGCAAGAAAATCTCAATTTGAGAAAGCAGATTAATGATCTACTCGAGGAAAGAGAGAG TTGCATATCGGagataaataagaaagaagCAGATATATTTACTTTCCAGCTGAATGTAGAGCAACTCCAAGAGCGGGATCAATTGCTCTCTGCACAGAATGAGATGTTAAAG atgGACAAGAAAAATCTAAAGAGGAGGGTAGCAGAACTGGATGAGATGGTAAAATCACTTCTTAAAGCACCTAGTATGCAACAGCAAACTCAACTGTCCTCAAAGAGCCACCGT GACAACAGCTCATTGAAACCGGGTGATGGTGATTTCACTAAAAGGCTGGCTCATTCTGAAAGGCTTCTTTCTCATGTAAATGATGAAATT